Genomic DNA from Solanum dulcamara chromosome 4, daSolDulc1.2, whole genome shotgun sequence:
AATTTGGGTTTTTGAATGATGCCTATGAGATGTTTGATAAAATGACTGAGAGAAATTGTGTGTCTTATACGACAATGATAATGGGTTTGGTACAGAAGGGGTTTTGGAGTGAGGGAATTTGGATTTTTAAGGATATGAGGTATTTTGGTGTTGGTCCAAATGAGCTGACCATGGTGAATGTCATTTCAGCTTACTTGCATTGTGGGCGAATTACGGTGGATAAAATGCTTCATGGGTTGGTGTTGAAAATCGGGCTTACGGATTTCGTCCACGTGTCCACGAATTTGCTTCATTTGTATTGTCTTAATGGGTGTTTGAAGGATGCAAGTATGTTGTTTAATGAGATGCCTGAAAAAAATGTGGTTTCTTGGAATGTGATGCTGAATGGGTATAGTAAGGCTGGGCTAGTTGATTTAGCTACAGATGTTTTTGAACAGATTGTTGATAAAGATGTGGTTTCTTGGGGTACAATTATTGATGGTTATTTGCAAGCAGCAAGGTTGAACGGTGCTGTCAAAATATATCGTGATATGCTTTATACTGGGCTGCATCCTAATGATGTTATGATTGTAGACTTTCTATCGACTTGTGGACAAGTGATGTCAAATTTTGAGGGTAGGCAGTTTCATGGTGTAGCAGTAAGGATGGGTTTTGATCTATTGGACTTTATTCAGGCAACAATAATTCACTTCTATGCAGCTTGCGGGGAAGTGGATCTTGCTCGTTTGCAGTTTGAAGTAGGAAACAAGGACCATGTTGCATGTTGGAATGCCCTAATAGCAGGACTTGTTAGAAATAGAAAAATTGACGAGGCTAGACATTTATTCGATCAAATGCCTGCAAGAGATGTTTTCTCTTGGAGCTCTATGATTTCTGGTTACTCACAAAGCGAGCAGCCTGATTTGGCTCTTGAGATTTTTCATGAGATGTTAGCTGCTGGTGTAAAACCAAATGAAATTACTATGGTCAGTGTAGTCTCTTCTATTGCTACTTTGGGGACCTTGAAAGAAGGTAGATGGGCTCATGATTATATTTGCAAAAATTCCATCCCTTTGAATGACAACTTGAGTGCAGCACTAATTGACATGTATGCCAAATGTGCC
This window encodes:
- the LOC129887176 gene encoding pentatricopeptide repeat-containing protein At5g19020, mitochondrial, whose product is MIIGIRHKPSFYLLPPFFLLSFPSPKWVSSSSSQPNLQFFLDKNIKKQKPNYEFSLVSAFKSCSTNSCIIRGQQLHSLVFKSGLESNIFILNSLITFYVKCGLVNHAKAIFDSCSSLDAVSCNIMLCGYVKFGFLNDAYEMFDKMTERNCVSYTTMIMGLVQKGFWSEGIWIFKDMRYFGVGPNELTMVNVISAYLHCGRITVDKMLHGLVLKIGLTDFVHVSTNLLHLYCLNGCLKDASMLFNEMPEKNVVSWNVMLNGYSKAGLVDLATDVFEQIVDKDVVSWGTIIDGYLQAARLNGAVKIYRDMLYTGLHPNDVMIVDFLSTCGQVMSNFEGRQFHGVAVRMGFDLLDFIQATIIHFYAACGEVDLARLQFEVGNKDHVACWNALIAGLVRNRKIDEARHLFDQMPARDVFSWSSMISGYSQSEQPDLALEIFHEMLAAGVKPNEITMVSVVSSIATLGTLKEGRWAHDYICKNSIPLNDNLSAALIDMYAKCASVNDALEVFNQIREKAVDVSPWNAIICGLAMHGHAQLSLHIFSDLLRRKIKPNSITFIGVLSACCHAGLVEAGEQHFQSMTKLYNVKPNIKHYGCMVDLFGRAGKLKEAEEFIRSMPMEADIIIWGTLLAACRTHGNTEIGERAAENLARVEPSHGPSRVLLSNIYADAGKWDDAFLTRQVMRSRGLTRSTAYSGVV